AACGATGTCATGTGGGGAGACTATCCCGAAGACGATAAAAATTCCTTATTGGATATCATGCTCAACACAAGTTGTTAATTTAACCCCTCTTAAGTTATGAGGCATAGAAGCTCAAACTAAGGAGCTTGAAAGGGACATGTTCATTGAATACACCAAATGGGTTACAATAGCGAAGAATTAGAAAACTGAAGGTATGTTGTTCAATCAAGTTCCTTGAAAATATATAGAGTAACAGGTTGCTACACTAATGAAAATCAAGAACATATAGAGTTacataaacaattttcaaatataTACAATCAATCAACTAGAAGTACATATCAAACTATAACTCTTTTTGGATGTGACATATTTTGCAATCACTTTGCACATCAAATTTTATGatatcaaaatttataaataatgaaAAGAAAAACATGAATGAGAAAAAAAAACTGCTCCACTTCATATAATCACTTTGTACATCAAAATTTTCTATTATCCATATTAACACTAGCCTGCAATAAGAACAAAATCAAAGCATCAAATGAGGTAAAaaataacttaagataatttagaTACTCCATATAATAATAATACCAGAACTTTATGATTCTCTGCAAGTACTAAAGAGAAGCTATCACAAAATTTTACTATGTCAGAACTTAGGTCTCCTGTACCAATTGCTTCCATGAAACTTTTTCTATCAGGAACAAGCTTCAATCCAACCTGTGTAATTCAATTGAGTGATTTTAGATTAAGCTAATCATCTTATTATAAAACCTATGTAATATGATCatacaatatttttatttatttttacattgaaagTAGAACTTGCTAGCCAGTTATGCCACTTTTTAAATGTTTTGTCGTATGAATCCCGACAAACATGTTTCATGCTCCAATCCTTATGTTCTTGTAAGTTTTTGAACAATTGTACTGTATAATCCATGCTCCTAACAAGTTGCAAACGAAATAGTAAGAAGATAGTTGTGTAATTATcaacattaattaattaaatgaaatcTTGAATATTTCATACCTTGATAGCCATAGTAGGGAATTTGTGCAGCTTGATTGAATCCTTTCTGTTTTAGTTTCAACTTCTTTTTGAATCATGCTATGTAAAAATTTGTACTCTAAAGAGTCGGAATCATACTGAGTCTCCAATCTCTGCAATTCAGGCGCGTTTTTTGTAGTGAGTAATTAAGAAGCCACGAATAAAGGAAACAAGGTGATTATGAACTTACCGCGATGTTACCACCTATATCAGattttacaaatgaaaatgctcCTCCAAATTTATCTGAAACcatattaaaatcaaatcatgATAATGATTTTTTTGACAAAATTAGGGTTAAAGTAAAGTGATGATTTACATACCTAAAATGGGTAATACAGTTTTGCAAACATCCAAGAAAGGTTTTGTGAGAATTTTCCCTTCTTCAGATATTACATGATCCAATGCTTCCAATGCAGGACTCAATATGGATCCTTCCATTCTTGTAGgaaaattcaaatataaatataaatatatatgcatAAAATCATATATTCATCATTCAATTATCATAAAAGTATCCTAATAGTAAATATGAAAATATTGAATTTCTTAAGTTTCTATCACAATCTACTAATTTCAATTAGAGAACCAAAATCAAGAGAAACAATAGAGTGTGTAACTGAAATTTGAAGATTTAGCGTGATATATTTTCATTATTGCATGGTGAAATCAACAAATCATCAATGTTAATCAGAAAATAATAAAAGTTGCAGGTTTCCAGGACATGAGCATTACCGTATCTGTTTGCGTTTTTTTAGAATAAGATACCGTTATTTTTGGTACATTTTGTGTGACCACCACAAACAGAAAAACTCCATATTTCCTTAGAAAGTGAAAAAAATGACATGTCATGTTGTAATTGTACCATAATATTTTATGAAACTCCGATGCGCATAGGTCGTATTAGTATGCTCGTTTTATTTTTTGACTCTGTTTGCGGTCGTATTTTGATCAGTCAGAGCCTGTTTAACCatgtattttgtgttttttttttatcattatgtATCTGTTTTACCGAACCTTGTTGCGTGTAGATCATTTTGATGTATTCATTTTACTTTTTCGATTTAGCACGtgtctgattttatttatttttcggtttattccaatttttatttttttatttttgaaaaaaaatt
The Vicia villosa cultivar HV-30 ecotype Madison, WI linkage group LG6, Vvil1.0, whole genome shotgun sequence genome window above contains:
- the LOC131612455 gene encoding glycolipid transfer protein 1-like; protein product: MHIYLYLYLNFPTRMEGSILSPALEALDHVISEEGKILTKPFLDVCKTVLPILDKFGGAFSFVKSDIGGNIARLETQYDSDSLEYKFLHSMIQKEVETKTERIQSSCTNSLLWLSRSMDYTVQLFKNLQEHKDWSMKHVCRDSYDKTFKKWHNWLASSTFNVGLKLVPDRKSFMEAIGTGDLSSDIVKFCDSFSLVLAENHKVLASVNMDNRKF